A window from Festucalex cinctus isolate MCC-2025b chromosome 12, RoL_Fcin_1.0, whole genome shotgun sequence encodes these proteins:
- the mocs3 gene encoding adenylyltransferase and sulfurtransferase MOCS3 isoform X2, translating to MEIVSAMAKEVDYLKAQLSEKEKEIAHLKNKLAAYEKNNNLFPQLLDRVTELTPLTATAALSNEDIMRYSRQLLLPELGVQGQLNLFKTSVLIVGCGGLGCPLAQYLAAAGIGRLGLLDYDEVELSNLHRQVLHGEENQGQTKALSAANAVRRLNSTVECIPYHLQLSPENALQLFQQYDIVADCSDNVPTRYLVNDACVLSGKPLVSASALRMEGQLTVYNYDGGPCYRCLYPVPAPPETVTNCSEGGVLGVVPGIMGCLQALEVLKIASGYGSSCGQQLVMFDAQSVRFRSIRLRPKLSGCVVCGEEPSVTQLVDYEAFCGSAATDKCRRLNILSRDQRITVQDYKSIVDNAEPHLLLDVRPLVEVDICHLPSSLNIPLSSLEQRKGEHMQLLQQRVGQLKQQTAGVCWPPVYVICKLGNDSQKAVQLLRKMSGSEVDNISVKDIRGGLMAWAQLIDAKFPQY from the exons ATGGAAATTGTATCAGCGATGGCTAAGGAAGTGGATTACTTGAAGGCACAGTTAagcgagaaagagaaagagattgCACATTTGAAGAATAAACTGGCTGCATACGAAAAG aaCAACAATTTATTCCCACAACTACTTGACAGAGTGACTGAACTCACTCCACTAACAGCCACAGCAGCTCTGTCCAATGAGGACATCATGAGATACAGCAGGCAGCTCCTCCTCCCGGAGTTGGGTGTACAAG GACAGCTGAACCTATTCAAGACATCCGTACTGATTGTGGGTTGCGGAGGTCTGGGCTGTCCTTTGGCTCAGTATCTTGCAGCAGCGGGTATAG GGCGTCTGGGTCTGCTGGACTATGATGAAGTGGAGCTCAGTAATCTGCATAGACAAGTGCTTCATGGAGAGGAGAACCAGGGTCAGACTAAAGCTCTGTCTGCAGCCAACGCAGTTAGAAG GTTGAACTCAACCGTGGAGTGTATTCCATACCACCTGCAGCTTTCACCTGAGAACGCCTTGCAACTCTTTCAACA ATATGACATTGTGGCCGATTGTTCAGACAACGTCCCCACTCGTTATCTTGTCAATGACGCCTGCGTGCTGAGTGGCAAGCCGCTCGTATCAGCCAGCGCCCTCAGAATGGAGGGACAG TTGACCGTCTATAACTATGACGGAGGCCCTTGCTACAGATGCCTCTACCCAGTACCCGCACCCCCAGAGACGGTGACAAATTGTTCAGAGGGAGGGGTGTTAGGAGTGG TTCCAGGCATAATGGGCTGCTTACAAGCATTGGAGGTCCTCAAGATAGCCTCTGGATATGGCT CTTCCTGTGGCCAGCAGTTGGTGATGTTTGATGCTCAAAGTGTCAGGTTCAGGTCCATCAGGTTGCGGCCCAAGCTGTCAGGATGTGTCGTGTGCGGGGAAGAGCCCAGTGTAACCCAGCTCGTCGACTACGAAGCCTTCTGTGGGTCGGCTGCAACGGATAAG TGTCGCAGACTCAACATCCTGTCCAGAGATCAGAGGATCACAGTGCAG GATTACAAATCCATTGTGGACAATGCTGAGCCCCATCTCCTATTAGAtgtgcgccctctggtggaggtGGACATATGTCATTTACCCAGCTCGCTCA ACATACCGCTCTCAAGTTTAGAACAGAGGAAGGGTGAGCATATGCAATTACTTCAGCAGCGCGTCGGCCAATTGAAACAGCAGACGGCCGGTGTCTGCTGGCCTCCAG TTTATGTGATTTGTAAGCTGGGCAACGACTCCCAGAAGGCTGTGCAGCTTCTCCGGAAGATGAGTGGATCAGAAGTAGACAATATCTCAGTGAAAGATATCCGCGGAGGCCTGATGGCGTGGGCGCAGTTGATAGATGCGAAATTCCCACAGTATTAA
- the mocs3 gene encoding adenylyltransferase and sulfurtransferase MOCS3 isoform X1, with translation MEIVSAMAKEVDYLKAQLSEKEKEIAHLKNKLAAYEKKNNNLFPQLLDRVTELTPLTATAALSNEDIMRYSRQLLLPELGVQGQLNLFKTSVLIVGCGGLGCPLAQYLAAAGIGRLGLLDYDEVELSNLHRQVLHGEENQGQTKALSAANAVRRLNSTVECIPYHLQLSPENALQLFQQYDIVADCSDNVPTRYLVNDACVLSGKPLVSASALRMEGQLTVYNYDGGPCYRCLYPVPAPPETVTNCSEGGVLGVVPGIMGCLQALEVLKIASGYGSSCGQQLVMFDAQSVRFRSIRLRPKLSGCVVCGEEPSVTQLVDYEAFCGSAATDKCRRLNILSRDQRITVQDYKSIVDNAEPHLLLDVRPLVEVDICHLPSSLNIPLSSLEQRKGEHMQLLQQRVGQLKQQTAGVCWPPVYVICKLGNDSQKAVQLLRKMSGSEVDNISVKDIRGGLMAWAQLIDAKFPQY, from the exons ATGGAAATTGTATCAGCGATGGCTAAGGAAGTGGATTACTTGAAGGCACAGTTAagcgagaaagagaaagagattgCACATTTGAAGAATAAACTGGCTGCATACGAAAAG aagaaCAACAATTTATTCCCACAACTACTTGACAGAGTGACTGAACTCACTCCACTAACAGCCACAGCAGCTCTGTCCAATGAGGACATCATGAGATACAGCAGGCAGCTCCTCCTCCCGGAGTTGGGTGTACAAG GACAGCTGAACCTATTCAAGACATCCGTACTGATTGTGGGTTGCGGAGGTCTGGGCTGTCCTTTGGCTCAGTATCTTGCAGCAGCGGGTATAG GGCGTCTGGGTCTGCTGGACTATGATGAAGTGGAGCTCAGTAATCTGCATAGACAAGTGCTTCATGGAGAGGAGAACCAGGGTCAGACTAAAGCTCTGTCTGCAGCCAACGCAGTTAGAAG GTTGAACTCAACCGTGGAGTGTATTCCATACCACCTGCAGCTTTCACCTGAGAACGCCTTGCAACTCTTTCAACA ATATGACATTGTGGCCGATTGTTCAGACAACGTCCCCACTCGTTATCTTGTCAATGACGCCTGCGTGCTGAGTGGCAAGCCGCTCGTATCAGCCAGCGCCCTCAGAATGGAGGGACAG TTGACCGTCTATAACTATGACGGAGGCCCTTGCTACAGATGCCTCTACCCAGTACCCGCACCCCCAGAGACGGTGACAAATTGTTCAGAGGGAGGGGTGTTAGGAGTGG TTCCAGGCATAATGGGCTGCTTACAAGCATTGGAGGTCCTCAAGATAGCCTCTGGATATGGCT CTTCCTGTGGCCAGCAGTTGGTGATGTTTGATGCTCAAAGTGTCAGGTTCAGGTCCATCAGGTTGCGGCCCAAGCTGTCAGGATGTGTCGTGTGCGGGGAAGAGCCCAGTGTAACCCAGCTCGTCGACTACGAAGCCTTCTGTGGGTCGGCTGCAACGGATAAG TGTCGCAGACTCAACATCCTGTCCAGAGATCAGAGGATCACAGTGCAG GATTACAAATCCATTGTGGACAATGCTGAGCCCCATCTCCTATTAGAtgtgcgccctctggtggaggtGGACATATGTCATTTACCCAGCTCGCTCA ACATACCGCTCTCAAGTTTAGAACAGAGGAAGGGTGAGCATATGCAATTACTTCAGCAGCGCGTCGGCCAATTGAAACAGCAGACGGCCGGTGTCTGCTGGCCTCCAG TTTATGTGATTTGTAAGCTGGGCAACGACTCCCAGAAGGCTGTGCAGCTTCTCCGGAAGATGAGTGGATCAGAAGTAGACAATATCTCAGTGAAAGATATCCGCGGAGGCCTGATGGCGTGGGCGCAGTTGATAGATGCGAAATTCCCACAGTATTAA
- the qpct gene encoding glutaminyl-peptide cyclotransferase, translating to MAVCGHAPSMMPFFGTIAVWLTFIHCSNGIPWTEEKFQHQAVTLTPSEIQTALSHTDLTQMWQRDLRPLLVTRYPGSPGNQAVQQHIKTTMSSLGAGWEVTEDKFLSTTPYGTFPFTNLVATLNPSAQRRLVLACHYDSKYMHQDGQEFVGATDSAVPCAMILELARALDEELKNQKASFPNLTLQLIFFDGEEALVSWSSLDSLYGSRHLAHKMHTTPHPAEDANTNQLDGIDLFVLLDLIGAPSPRFGNQFQETTYWLSRLQNIEKRLHSTNQLENHPDDVEYFWPDRPVARIEDDHLPFLNRGVRILHLIPTPFPNVWHTIHDNEQNLDRSTIDNLNKILQIFVLEYFNARPANTINAMANM from the exons ATGGCTGTGTGTGGCCACGCTCCTTCTATGATGCCTTTCTTTGGCACTATTGCCGTCTGGCTAACATTCATCCACTGCTCTAATGGAATTCCCTGGACAGAAGAAAAG TTTCAGCACCAAGCGGTCACACTTACACCCAGTGAGATCCAGACGGCCCTTTCTCACACAGACCTGACGCAAATGTGGCAAAGGGACCTACGGCCGTTGCTCGTTACCAGGTATCCGGGCTCTCCAGGCAACCAGGCGGTGCAGCAG catATTAAAACAACCATGAGTTCCCTTGGAGCAGGCTGGGAAGTGACCGAGGATAAGTTCCTGTCAACGACCCCTTACGGGACATTTCCATTTACCAACCTCGTGGCCACTCTCAACCCATCAGCCCAGCGCCGCCTGGTCCTGGCGTGTCACTACGACTCCAAGTACATGCATCAGGACGGGCAGGAGTTTGTGGGCGCCACCGATTCTGCCGTGCCCTGCGCCATGATACTGGAGCTGGCGCGAGCCCTCGACGAAGAGTTGAAAAATCAAAAG GCCTCCTTCCCCAACCTGACCTTGCAGTTGATTTTCTTCGATGGAGAGGAAGCTCTCGTCAGCTGGTCATCTCTTGATTCTTTGTATGGTTCCCGTCACTTGGCACATAAGATGCATACCACCCCGCATCCTGCAGAAGACGCAAACACCAATCAACTGGACGGCATA GATCTATTTGTGTTGTTGGACCTGATCGGGGCCCCAAGTCCACGCTTTGGTAACCAATTCCAAGAAACAACATACTGGCTCTCGCGGTTGCAGAACATAG AAAAACGTCTACACTCTACGAATCAACTTGAAAATCACCCTGACGATGTGGAGTATTTCTGGCCAGATCGACCTGTTGCCCGTATTGAAGACGATCATCTACCATTCCTGAATAGAG GTGTTCGCATCCTCCATCTTATTCCCACTCCTTTCCCCAACGTGTGGCACACAATTCATGACAATGAGCAGAATTTGGATCGCTCCACCATTGATAACCTCAACAAGATTTTACAGATCTTTGTCCTGGAGTACTTTAATGCCCGACCTGCCAATACCATCAATGCAATGGCTAACATGTAA